The window TCCTTAGATAATAGTACGCTATATATTATGCGTTTTTCCTTTGGACCATCAACCATTCCGCAATGGAAAAGAGAACAGTTTCCAGATGTTTCTTATGAAGAATTTCAGTTTATAGAAGATAAAATTCCAAATGTAGGAGCGGCATCTTTTTCGTTAAATGTAAATCCAGAAACGATTAAATATGATGGAGCTTCTGTTGAAAATGTAGAAATAGCTGCTGTAACTAGCGGTTATTATGATATTGAAAGTTTACAAATAGGCGAAGGACGTTTTTTTAATGAATCGGAATCTAATTCTGGTTCGCCAGTAGTGGTTTTAGGAGATGAAATAGCAAGTAGTTTATTTGGTAATTTAGATCCTATCGGAAAAATTGTTAGGCTTTACGGAAGAAAATTTACTGTCATTGGTGTCCTTGAAAAACAAGGCTCTGGTTTGTTTGGAGGTTCCAAAGATACCGCAGCAATTTTACCTGTGAATTTTGTACGAAGACTTTTAGGAGATAATAATAAAAGAGCTTTTCCTGCCATTGTTGTAAAACCAGAACCTGGAGTAGACTTGTCGGAGTTTAACGCTGTAATAGCACAAGGGTTACGAAACTTTAGAGGATTGAAAGCAGGAGAGGAAAACAACTTTTTTGTAAACGAGTTGCAAGGTTTTACCGATTTAATAGATAATATAACAGGACAATTAAATTTTATGGGTTGGATTATTAGTGGTTTTTCGCTTTTAGTTGGTGGATTTGGTATTGCTAATATTATGTTTGTTAGTGTAAAAGAGAGAACGAATTTAATTGGAATTCAAAAATCATTAGGAGCGAAAAACAGATTCATTATGTTTCAGTTTTTGTTTGAAGCAGTAATTTTAGCTGTCATTGGTGGTTTGGTTGGTTTGTTTTTAGTTTGGCTAGTATCTATATTAATGACGCAGCTTACCGATAGCTTTGAGTTTGTCTTGTCTTATGGTAATATGTTTCTAGGTTTTATACTCTCTACCATTATTGGTTTAGTTTCTGGAGTTATTCCTGCACTTTCAGCATCTAAATTAGATCCTGTAGAAGCGATTAGAACTGGAATGTAAGTTTTAACTAAGCCTACTTTTAAATTATAAACACAAAAAAAATCCTCAGGTTTCATTTATAGATGAATCCTGAGGATTTTTTTAATTTTAATTGTTACTCTTTTATAAGATCGTAGCTACTTGTGCACAAACGAATTCTAAAAAGCGTTCATCGGCTACTGTAAAAGGGTCTGGAGTATTAGAGTCTATATCTATTTGACCTAAATTTTCACCATTCACAAAAATAGGAATTACAATTTCTGCTTTTACAGTTATGCTACAAGCAATATAATTGTCTTGTGCAGCAACATCGGCTACTACAAAGTTTTCATTGCTAACTGCAACTTGTCCACAAATACCTTTTCCAAAAGGAATAATAATATGATCTGTTGGTTCGCCAACGTAAGGTCCTAGCTTTAATTCGTTCTTATCTCCATTTTTAAAATAAAAACCAACCCAATTGTAATAGCTAATATTTTCTTCAAGAAGCGTACAAATAGATAATAATCTGTCGTCAACAGACGTTTCCTTGTTGTTAATTATTGTGGTTATTTGCGGTTTTAATTGCTCTAAATTCATTTGTTTAAAAACTTTTGACAAAAGTATTGAAAAACCAATATAATTAATCCCTTTTTACATAAATTTAACCTTGTAAATTAAAAACAATATTGAAGCAACTTTTTATTAAATACAAGTCTGTTATCCGATTTATCGTAACCTTTTTATTGGTGTACGCTGTTTTAACGGTTGGTTATAAATTCTTTTTACAATTTTCTTCAGGCGACAAGTATTATCCCGATTACATGACTAATTTGGTAGCAAAGCAAAGTAAAGAAATACTAAACGCTTTAGATTATAGAGTTGTGCTTTTACCACACCCAAATGAAGCATCCTTAAAATTAATCATTAATGAAAAATATGTAGCTAGAGTTATAGAAGGTTGTAATTCTGTAAGTATTATTATTTTGTTTATTTCCTTTATTATCGCGTTTGCAAGTAAATTTAAAACTACAGCAATTTACATATTAGCAGGAAGTGTATTAATTTATATTGCTAATTTGGTTAGAATAGTTATTCTGTCCATTGGTCTGTATCATTATCCTTGGCGAAAAGATATTTTACATACGGTGATTTTTCCAGCCATTATTTATGGTATGGTTTGTTTGCTTTGGGTTATTTGGGTAAATGGTTTTTCTAAAACAAAAAAACAAGATGCATAGACTAGTAAAATATGGTTTGTTGTTGCTTTTAGGTGTTTTACTCATACTAATTAGAGTATTTGAAGAACAACTTTTTTACGATCCATATTTGTCTTTTTTTAAAAACGACTATTTGTATTTAGATTCGCCAAGACAAGAAACGTTTAAGTTAACCATGTTTACCGTTTTACGATATGTTATTAATACCGTAATTTCATTAGCTATTTTATTTGTTCTTTTTAAAGATAAGGGCATCGTTAAATTTTCGGTACTTATATACACCATTTCATTAGTTATACTTTTAACATTGTTTCTGTACTTTGTAATAAGTCCGAGGCAAGAAGACTATTATTTGTTTTTTAATGTTAGAAGATTTTTAATTCAGCCATTAATTTTATTGCTCTTAATTCCTGCCTTTTATAATTATAAAAAACAGGAGTAATTATTAATGCTTTTGTAAAGCAAGGTTTTAAATTTTGTTTTTTGTAATTTTGCCATGTGATAAAACAGATTTTACATAAAAGTTTTTCTATAACATTAGCCTTTTTGGTGTTGTTTTCAACGGTATCTCTTACTATTGAAAAGCATTTTTGTGGTGATGTTTTAGTCGATGTTTCTATATTTTCGGAAGGAGAAAATTGTGGTATGAAGACCTTAGAAATCCAAAAAGCTGCTATTACCAAAATGAATTGTTGTAAAAATCAAGTAGATGTAGTGCAAGGTCAAAAGGACTTAGCTATAAAAACTTTTGACGATTTAGAATTTGAGCAACAAGTATTTTTAGCATCCTTTACCTATGCTTATCTTAATCTTTTTGAAGGTCTACCAAAACAAATTATTCCGAATAAAGATTACGCGCCACCAAACATAATTGTAGATATACAATTAATGAATGATACTTTCCTGATTTGATATATTAAGTGCCTTTTTTTGACTTCAATTTATTTGAAGTAGCTACTTATGCCGAAACCCTTCCGCATAAAAAAAATAATCTATTACTTAATAAAATACATGAAACATATATTATATATACTATTCATACTTCCGTTTGCTATCTTTTCGCAAGAGAAAATTAGCGGAACAGTTACGGAAGCCAATGAAAAAAACGAACAGTTACCTTTGTTTGGAGCAAATGTGTATTGGCTAGATACCGCTGTTGGTACCACTACAGATTATGACGGAAACTTTACAATTCCGTACCAAAATTCCTATACAAAATTAGTGATTAGCTATGTTGGTTTTAAAACAGATACCTTAACTATAACTAAGCCAAAAAAGATTCAAATACAATTAGAGGCAAAAAGTGAACTTGGTGAAGTTACCATCACCTCTAGAAAACAAGCAACAGCTAAATCGTATTTAAATGCAGCAAATACATTTACCGTAAGTAGTAAAGAATTGCTAAAAGCGGCTTGTTGTAATCTGTCGGAAAGTTTTGAAACCAATCCTTCCATAGACGTGAATTTTGCCGATGCGGTTACCGGAACAAGACAAATTAAAATGTTAGGATTAACAAGTCCGTATTTACTAATTGCAACAGAAAATATTCCATCTATTCGTGGCGCTTCACAGGCTTACGGATTGAGTTTTATTCCAGGAACTTGGGTAGAGAGTATTCAAATTACCAAAGGAGCAGGAAGTGTGGTTAATGGTTTTGAAAGTATTGCCGGACAAATAAATGCAGAGCTCGTAAAACCAACAACAGATGATAAATTGTTTGTAAACCTCTATGGTGCAAGTAATACACGTTTAGAATTAAATACGCATTTTAATACTAAAGTGAGTGAAAAATGGGCCACAGGAATTTATTTACATGGTAACATGCACAATAAAAAACATGATGTTAATGAGGATGGCTTTATGGATATGCCAACATACAATCAAGTAAATGTAATGAACCGTTGGCAATACACGAATCAAGAAAAAGGATTTGTAAGCTTTATTAATTTTAAGTTTTTAAATGACGAAAAACAAACGGGACAAGTAGATTTTGATCCAAAAACAGATAGAGGAACCACCAATGCTTGGGGAGGAGAAATAGATACGCAAAGATATGAAGTGTCTGCAAAGCTTGGCTATGTAAATCCCGAAATCCCTTGGCAAACCATTGGCGTACAAACAGCTTTTAGTAGTCATAAACAAGATTCTTATTTTGGATTAAATGACTATGATATTAGCCAAAACAGTTTGTATACAAATGTTATCTATAACTCTATTATTGGAGATTCTAGAAGTAAGTTTAAAACGGGGATAAGCTATACTTATGACCATTATGATGAAATGGTAAATGCTATAGATTACGGAAGAATGGAAACTTCTGTTGGTGCCTTTTTTGAATATGCTTATGATAATTTAAAAAACTTAAATGTTACCGCAGGAATACGTGTAGACTCTCATAATTTATTAGGAACATTTGTTACACCAAGAGTACATGCTAGATATAGCCCTTGGGGGAAATCTGCCTTACGTGCTTCCTTTGGAAGAGGGAAACGTAGTGCTAGTATTTTTGCTGAAAATCAAAACGTTTTTGCGACTTCAAGAGCTATAAATATTTTAAATACGGACGGAAAAATCTATGGACTGGATCCGGAAATAGCATGGAATTACGGAGTTTCCTTTTTACAAGGATTTAATCTGTTTAATAGAAAAGCAGATATTACTTTGGATTATTATAGAACCGATTTTCAAAACCAAGTGGTTGTAGATTATGAAAATCCCCAAGAAGTAAACTTCTATAATTTAGAAGGAGATAGTTATGCGAATAGTTTTCAGGCGGAAATGAATTATAATATGTTCGAACGTTTCGATTTGCGTATAGCGTATAAATATTATGACGTGCAAACGCAATATGGTTCAGAAAAACTAGAAAAACCTTTAGTTTCAAAAAATAGATTTTTTGCAAATGCATCTTATGAAACTGGTATTAAAGAAGGAAAAACGGCACATTGGAAAATGGATGCTACCTTTAATTGGTTAGGGAAACAACGTTTTTCATCTACAGCGAGCAATCCTTTGCAATATCAACTTTCAGAATATTCACCAACAGTAGGGACTTTAAATCTGCAAATAACCAAAGTGTTTTCTCCAAAATTTGAAGTATATTTAGGTGGAGAAAATGTGACCAATGTTAGGCAGAACAATCCTATTTTGGGAGCAGACGATCCTTTTGGCGCAAATTTTGATACCACATTTGTATACGGTCCTATATATGGATCTAACTATTATGCCGGATTACGATTTAAAATACAGTAAAAAATAAAAATAAGTTTAATAAAAAGATTTCCACCTTCGTGGAAATAAAAAAAAGAAGATTATTATGAAAAAAACAATAGCATTACTAGTTCTATTATTTGTAGGAGTAACCACTTTTGCGCAAAACAAAAATGCAAAAGCATCGATTGAAGTAGATGGCGTTTGCGGTATGTGTAAAGACCGAATTGAAAAAGCATGCTTCAAAATTAAAGGTGTTAAATCTGCAATTTGGAGTGTAGAAACACATGAGTTGCAACTTATTTATAATGAGGCGAAAACCAATTTAAATGAAATTCATACTAGTATTGCAGCAGTAGGTCATGATACTAAAGATTTAAAAGCGACAGATGAAGCATATAATAGCGTACATCCTTGTTGTCAATATAGAGATGAGGAAGTTAAAGAAGATCATAAATAGTAAAAAGAGTAAATAGATATTATAAAAGCCTGAATATTAATTCAGGCTTTTATATTTTTACCATATGCCATACCGAATTTATGTTATCGAATTATCGAAACGGGTGTTTACCGAAAATGCCAAGTTTAGAAATGCCAATCCGCAATTTAATGGCGTATTGCAATGCTTGTATGTTGGTATGACTAGCAAAACACCAAAAGAACGTTTTCTACAACATAAAACAGGCTACAGAAATAAGAAAGGATATAAGCTATCTTCCAATATTGTTGAGAAATACGGACTCTATCTTCGTCCGAGTTTATATAATCACATAGATCCAATTACATCCAGAGCAGAAGCTTTAAAAATGGAAGAAACTCTAGCTTTAGAGTTACGCAGACAGCGTTATGCGGTTTGGTTTAATTGAAAAGAATTTTATAATTTATTCTTGTATGGAAATTTACATCTTAAATAAAGTGTGTATCTAAGAATAGATAAGGAGATTCAATTGGTTATTATTAAGTGTAATTCAATAAAAAAGTTAGAACAATTGTTCTAACTTTTTTATTATGTGGAGGTTAACTAAGTAAAGTTTTTGGTAAAAGTTACCGTTTGTCGTTTTTTTTAAGAGAGTAATCGAGTAAATTAATTTATAGATTATTAAATGAAGATGTTTGTGGTCTACTACGATATTTTTGTATACAGTTTGTAACTGTTTGTAATTTATCGCTTTAGATATCTTCCCTCAAGATTTTAATTTTAAATTAAATAGTCCCAAACTATTAAAACTTAAACCCAAACCTAAATATCTAGCATTGATATTGATTTCATGCTATTGTATTTAAAATGATTACCTACTTATGAAAAATCACTTACGATTCTTTGCACTTTTTTTAAGCTTGTTTACTTGCAGTTTAGTAACCTATTCTCAAAATATAAAAGATGTTGATAATGATGGTGTCATTAATAGTATAGATGTTGATGATGACAATGATGGTATTTTAGATACTATAGAATGTCCAGCAATTTCTGGAGCAGCTTCTCCAAAATCAGATGCAATAAGTTGGTCTAAAAACGAATTGGATGTTTTTGTTATAGGGAACAATACTACTGGGTTAGGTTATCAAGAATCGGGTTTTCAACAAGAAGTTTATAGTAAAGGACAAACACTAACCGTTTTAAATGGTGCTAGTGATTATGTGTTTCCTTCTAGTTCTTATACACCAGGAACAGCAGCAACAAGTATTGGTGCTTTTGCTAATGGAACCTTGTCTTTTGAAGATAATTATGTATACAGATCTTATGATATAGACCAATTTAGAGCAACAACAGCTGGTGGTTTTGTCTCTGGGGACTCTGGCTCAGCTGTCTATATATATCCAGAAGTTGGAAATCAAACAGGAGATTATTACGCTGTAGATATTAATTTTACAGAACCAGTTGCTTCTTTTAGTTTTGATATGGTAGATATATATGATACCAATTCAGATACTGCTGTAGTTAATTATGAAGTTTATGCTGATGATGTTTTAGTCGCTTATTTTAGTGATTCCTATTTTGGAAATGATGCAACAGGAAATATAGATATATTTGATGCGGATGGCGTTTTAAAAGGTTCTTTGCGTGCTGGTCAAAATTTAGAAAATACGATTGGTTTTGCAACCGAAAACATGATAAGTAAAGTTACGGTAAAGCATATTGTTATTTCAGGTAACTTAGCTGCTGCAACGCATGATCCTCACGGATTGGATACTTTTGCATATAGTTTTTTATGTGCGAACCAAATAGATTTAGATGATGATAATGATGGTATTCCAGATAATATTGAAGCACAACCTACAGTAGGTTATATCGCTCCAAGTGGAACCGTAAATACTACAGGTCTTTATCCTGGTTTATGGGATAATTATGGAACAGGAATTACTCCTGTAAATACAGACGGAACAGACTTACCAGATTATTTAGATTTAGATGCAGACAATGATGGAATTCCAGATATTCAAGAGAATGGTATGGCAAATGCTATTGTGAATAATGATACCGATAATGATGGTTTAGATAATATCTTTGAAGGAAGTAATACCAATGACTATTTTGATGTAAACGATGAAATAAATGATCCTACAAATCTTACTATTTTGCCAGATACAGATGGTGATTTATCTGCTGGTGGCGATTTAGATTATAGGGATGATATCGAGATTTTTATAGAATCTGCAACTTTAGACTTTGATGGTGTAGATGATTATTTAGATACAGATCCTTATATCACTAACTGGAGAAATGGTACCATAATGAGTTGGGTTAAAATTGAGCATACCTCAGATGGAAATTTGCCAAACCTATACAGTATTGCTGGTCAAGAAAATATGAGGTTGTATGTAACTGCTGGTAGAACACCTGCGTTTTATGTTATAACACAAGATCAGGTTACTGCAGGTAGTAGTTACCCAGCAAATAATATTCAAGTACAACCAGATCCTTCCTTTAATGTGAAGCTTAAAAATGATTTATGGTACCATGTAGCTGGTGTCTTTAATTCTGCAGATCAAACGGTGAAGTTATATTTAAATGGAAAATTAGTTGGAACCACAAC is drawn from Lacinutrix sp. WUR7 and contains these coding sequences:
- a CDS encoding GAF domain-containing protein encodes the protein MNLEQLKPQITTIINNKETSVDDRLLSICTLLEENISYYNWVGFYFKNGDKNELKLGPYVGEPTDHIIIPFGKGICGQVAVSNENFVVADVAAQDNYIACSITVKAEIVIPIFVNGENLGQIDIDSNTPDPFTVADERFLEFVCAQVATIL
- a CDS encoding TonB-dependent receptor; amino-acid sequence: MKHILYILFILPFAIFSQEKISGTVTEANEKNEQLPLFGANVYWLDTAVGTTTDYDGNFTIPYQNSYTKLVISYVGFKTDTLTITKPKKIQIQLEAKSELGEVTITSRKQATAKSYLNAANTFTVSSKELLKAACCNLSESFETNPSIDVNFADAVTGTRQIKMLGLTSPYLLIATENIPSIRGASQAYGLSFIPGTWVESIQITKGAGSVVNGFESIAGQINAELVKPTTDDKLFVNLYGASNTRLELNTHFNTKVSEKWATGIYLHGNMHNKKHDVNEDGFMDMPTYNQVNVMNRWQYTNQEKGFVSFINFKFLNDEKQTGQVDFDPKTDRGTTNAWGGEIDTQRYEVSAKLGYVNPEIPWQTIGVQTAFSSHKQDSYFGLNDYDISQNSLYTNVIYNSIIGDSRSKFKTGISYTYDHYDEMVNAIDYGRMETSVGAFFEYAYDNLKNLNVTAGIRVDSHNLLGTFVTPRVHARYSPWGKSALRASFGRGKRSASIFAENQNVFATSRAINILNTDGKIYGLDPEIAWNYGVSFLQGFNLFNRKADITLDYYRTDFQNQVVVDYENPQEVNFYNLEGDSYANSFQAEMNYNMFERFDLRIAYKYYDVQTQYGSEKLEKPLVSKNRFFANASYETGIKEGKTAHWKMDATFNWLGKQRFSSTASNPLQYQLSEYSPTVGTLNLQITKVFSPKFEVYLGGENVTNVRQNNPILGADDPFGANFDTTFVYGPIYGSNYYAGLRFKIQ
- a CDS encoding exosortase F system-associated protein, whose amino-acid sequence is MHRLVKYGLLLLLGVLLILIRVFEEQLFYDPYLSFFKNDYLYLDSPRQETFKLTMFTVLRYVINTVISLAILFVLFKDKGIVKFSVLIYTISLVILLTLFLYFVISPRQEDYYLFFNVRRFLIQPLILLLLIPAFYNYKKQE
- a CDS encoding ribose-5-phosphate isomerase — protein: MPYRIYVIELSKRVFTENAKFRNANPQFNGVLQCLYVGMTSKTPKERFLQHKTGYRNKKGYKLSSNIVEKYGLYLRPSLYNHIDPITSRAEALKMEETLALELRRQRYAVWFN
- a CDS encoding ABC transporter permease, with the translated sequence MLLYLRLFKESFSFAISALTNNKLRTFLSLLGVTIGIFSIIAVLAAVDSLKNDIKGSISSLDNSTLYIMRFSFGPSTIPQWKREQFPDVSYEEFQFIEDKIPNVGAASFSLNVNPETIKYDGASVENVEIAAVTSGYYDIESLQIGEGRFFNESESNSGSPVVVLGDEIASSLFGNLDPIGKIVRLYGRKFTVIGVLEKQGSGLFGGSKDTAAILPVNFVRRLLGDNNKRAFPAIVVKPEPGVDLSEFNAVIAQGLRNFRGLKAGEENNFFVNELQGFTDLIDNITGQLNFMGWIISGFSLLVGGFGIANIMFVSVKERTNLIGIQKSLGAKNRFIMFQFLFEAVILAVIGGLVGLFLVWLVSILMTQLTDSFEFVLSYGNMFLGFILSTIIGLVSGVIPALSASKLDPVEAIRTGM
- a CDS encoding heavy-metal-associated domain-containing protein codes for the protein MKKTIALLVLLFVGVTTFAQNKNAKASIEVDGVCGMCKDRIEKACFKIKGVKSAIWSVETHELQLIYNEAKTNLNEIHTSIAAVGHDTKDLKATDEAYNSVHPCCQYRDEEVKEDHK
- the xrtF gene encoding exosortase family protein XrtF, giving the protein MKQLFIKYKSVIRFIVTFLLVYAVLTVGYKFFLQFSSGDKYYPDYMTNLVAKQSKEILNALDYRVVLLPHPNEASLKLIINEKYVARVIEGCNSVSIIILFISFIIAFASKFKTTAIYILAGSVLIYIANLVRIVILSIGLYHYPWRKDILHTVIFPAIIYGMVCLLWVIWVNGFSKTKKQDA